GACTCGAGCGCGCTCGTGACCTGGTGTCGGCAGCGAACGAAGCCGACCTGACGACGCCGTTTCCGCTCGATTCCGATCCCGACGACGGCGTCCACATGCTCGTTCTCGACGAGATCCTCTACGCGGTCGAGAGCGACCTCATCGAGCCCGAATCCGTGGTCGAACTCCTCGATGACAAGCCCGACTCGCTCGAGGTCGTGCTCACGGGCGGACACACCGAACCGGCGTACCTCCTCGAGCACGCCGACCTCGTGACGGAGGTCGCCAAGCGTCGTCACCCCTTCGACGACGGCCAGCAGGCGCGACGCGGGACAGAGTACTGACGCGGGACAGAGTACTGACGCGACCGAAAACGACCCGCCGTGCTGTCACTCCTCGACAAAACGGACAGTACAGTTATGGGGAACGCCCGACGAATCGTCCACAGCAATGGTCGCGCTCCGCGTCGCCGGACTCGAGAAGTCGTTCGGATCGGTGACCGCACTCTCGGGAATGAGCTTCGCCGTCGATTCGGGCGAACTCTTCGGCTTTCTCGGCCCCAACGGCGCCGGCAAGACGACGACGATCGGCATCCTCACGGGCCGACTCGCCCCCGACGCAGGCGAGGTGTCCGTCCTGGAGACCGATCCCACGAGCGAACCGGTCGAGACGCGCCGGCGTGTCGGAATCCTCCCCGAGCAACAGTCACCGCCGAGTTTCCTGACGCCGCGCGAGTACTTCGAGTTCGTGGGCTCGATCCGCGGGCTCGAACTCGACACCGTCTCCGCCCGCGTCGACACCTGGGCTGACCGCCTCGGCTTCGCGAGCAAACTCGAGACGCTGCACACCGACCTCTCGCGAGGCCAACAGCAGAAGGTCATGATCACGCAGGCGTTCCTCCACGAACCCGACCTCGTCTTCATCGACGAACCGCTCGTCAACCTCGACCCGCTCGTCCAGGAGCAGGTGAAGGCGTTTCTGCT
This region of Natronosalvus halobius genomic DNA includes:
- a CDS encoding ABC transporter ATP-binding protein, with protein sequence MVALRVAGLEKSFGSVTALSGMSFAVDSGELFGFLGPNGAGKTTTIGILTGRLAPDAGEVSVLETDPTSEPVETRRRVGILPEQQSPPSFLTPREYFEFVGSIRGLELDTVSARVDTWADRLGFASKLETLHTDLSRGQQQKVMITQAFLHEPDLVFIDEPLVNLDPLVQEQVKAFLLEYVDRGHTIFVSTHNVDVAEAICTRVGFVTDGTCRIVETPVDAGGLRERFLEYVETTDSADVPTLGGEGSTPVPPQ